One segment of Patescibacteria group bacterium DNA contains the following:
- a CDS encoding GNAT family N-acetyltransferase, giving the protein MKCRIVRNQDDYKYVSSLYNPKNTKFLLFKKMTAKKIEKMANKNFRYMYIVELGNKKLGSFSLRRMSGKKEFSFGMVIDYSKQGLGYGQKALGLIEREAKKLGCKKLILEVDAKNLPAIHIYKKARFKLKSNMIAMCKSIK; this is encoded by the coding sequence ATGAAATGCAGGATAGTTAGAAATCAAGATGATTATAAATATGTATCTTCTTTGTATAACCCCAAAAATACAAAGTTTTTATTATTTAAAAAAATGACAGCAAAAAAAATTGAAAAGATGGCTAATAAGAATTTTCGCTATATGTATATTGTTGAACTTGGCAATAAAAAATTGGGGAGCTTTAGTCTACGCAGGATGTCAGGCAAAAAAGAATTTTCTTTTGGTATGGTAATTGATTATTCCAAACAAGGATTAGGCTATGGACAGAAGGCGCTTGGTTTAATAGAACGTGAGGCAAAAAAGCTTGGTTGTAAAAAATTGATATTAGAGGTTGACGCTAAAAATTTGCCAGCTATTCATATTTATAAAAAAGCAAGATTTAAATTAAAATCTAATATGATAGCCATGTGTAAAAGTATAAAATGA
- a CDS encoding radical SAM protein, with product MELTNRCNKDCQICYQKKRDKGKTIDMPLELAKDLILFAVEESVDTVVLTGGETSMYPYLNDLLSWIAENNFEIRFVIQSNGKIEEIPIELLRCFGAVHLSYEYAGSLARHSDQNAILDLACHYNSQNIYTYLFSTVHKESMSNLDKMVKLAVERNLDVGVNIFIPNDDCELAIPLNQYKVTMEKIFALYKSGKILRPTCPLYSLLQKDKADRYIGNKGGCTAGIASIVVRSNGDVIPCPFFYLVIGNVYQTHLYDIWLKSSILGIIRDRAKYDNPCASCEYLSFCGGCRARAYKKTGRVNASDPFCFK from the coding sequence ATGGAATTAACCAATAGATGTAATAAAGACTGTCAAATTTGTTATCAAAAGAAAAGAGATAAGGGGAAAACTATTGATATGCCTTTAGAGCTGGCAAAGGATTTAATTTTATTTGCCGTTGAAGAAAGTGTAGATACTGTGGTTTTAACAGGAGGCGAAACCTCAATGTATCCCTATTTAAATGACTTGCTATCGTGGATAGCGGAAAATAATTTTGAGATTAGATTTGTTATTCAGTCTAATGGGAAAATAGAAGAAATCCCCATTGAATTATTGAGATGTTTTGGTGCTGTTCATTTAAGTTATGAATATGCAGGTTCTCTCGCACGCCACAGTGATCAAAATGCAATATTGGATTTAGCTTGTCATTACAATAGTCAAAATATATATACCTACTTATTTTCCACTGTGCACAAAGAAAGCATGTCTAATTTGGACAAAATGGTTAAGTTGGCTGTGGAAAGAAATTTAGATGTGGGTGTTAATATTTTTATTCCAAATGACGATTGTGAATTAGCTATTCCATTGAATCAATATAAAGTAACAATGGAGAAAATATTTGCTCTTTACAAATCCGGCAAAATTTTAAGACCCACTTGTCCTTTGTATTCACTTTTACAAAAAGATAAAGCAGATAGATATATTGGTAACAAGGGAGGGTGTACCGCAGGTATAGCTTCTATTGTGGTTAGATCAAATGGAGATGTTATCCCTTGTCCATTTTTCTATTTAGTGATTGGTAATGTTTATCAAACGCATTTATACGATATTTGGCTTAAATCATCAATTCTTGGTATAATTAGAGATAGAGCTAAATATGATAATCCTTGTGCTAGCTGTGAATATTTATCTTTTTGTGGCGGATGTAGAGCGCGAGCTTATAAAAAAACAGGAAGGGTAAATGCGAGCGATCCATTTTGCTTTAAATGA
- a CDS encoding radical SAM protein, translating into MNITLPNMAKFEMTDECNGFCVFCFAGCNKKEPTQLLSFETWMNISQKIKNFGINFLNLSGGELFMFPDFYEAVRIFKEQGFKIGLNTNGTFDVNNILPFLNQDDMLIFSIHAHTKLQDRIIGFDKAIEKVKKNLEVCQNYPVKVCINMVLINLNYDLLLDNFNYWNENYKIHQFAAFMPVPFIGNNFEKHALEINESLILDYAEKLKKIPADKLTFRGGFQNLFLPSSDSYFDNNSPDCAGGRDKIVVKANGNVYPCDYFTTAEYFCGNILQADIASIWENGQGFKFFREYKLPTNCKSCAKAHKCYGGCRAWTYKYQKGEFSDERDFRCDFIGSSFARDGINQ; encoded by the coding sequence ATGAATATTACTTTGCCAAATATGGCCAAATTTGAGATGACAGATGAGTGTAACGGATTTTGTGTTTTTTGTTTTGCTGGTTGTAACAAGAAAGAGCCAACCCAGCTACTTTCATTTGAGACTTGGATGAACATATCTCAAAAGATAAAAAACTTTGGAATTAATTTTCTGAATTTATCAGGTGGTGAATTATTTATGTTCCCTGATTTTTACGAAGCAGTTAGAATATTTAAAGAACAGGGTTTTAAAATCGGATTAAATACCAATGGAACATTTGATGTAAATAATATTTTGCCATTTCTTAATCAAGATGACATGTTAATATTCTCTATACATGCTCATACAAAATTACAGGACAGAATTATAGGTTTTGATAAGGCAATTGAGAAAGTCAAAAAGAATTTGGAGGTTTGTCAAAATTATCCCGTAAAAGTATGTATTAATATGGTTTTGATAAATCTAAATTATGATTTGCTACTTGATAATTTTAACTACTGGAATGAAAATTATAAGATACACCAATTTGCAGCATTTATGCCAGTGCCTTTTATCGGAAATAATTTTGAAAAACATGCTTTGGAAATCAATGAAAGTTTAATTTTGGATTATGCCGAAAAATTAAAAAAAATTCCTGCTGATAAATTAACTTTTAGAGGCGGATTTCAAAATCTTTTTTTACCCTCGTCGGATTCCTATTTTGACAACAACAGTCCCGACTGTGCTGGCGGTAGAGATAAGATTGTTGTTAAGGCTAACGGAAACGTTTACCCTTGTGATTATTTTACCACTGCTGAGTATTTCTGTGGTAATATTTTGCAGGCAGATATAGCTTCAATTTGGGAGAATGGACAAGGTTTTAAATTTTTTCGTGAGTATAAATTGCCGACTAATTGCAAAAGTTGTGCTAAAGCTCATAAATGTTATGGTGGATGTAGGGCATGGACTTATAAATATCAGAAAGGAGAATTTTCCGATGAACGAGATTTTAGATGCGACTTTATTGGGTCTTCATTTGCTCGAGATGGAATTAACCAATAG
- a CDS encoding radical SAM protein produces MNIKNSTKKVVLELTSSCNLNCKHCFYRHNKKYHSSNFLKKEKFFVLIDKFKKNNISKLVLTGGEPTIHPNFIEIANYAKKKISKVTLCTNGVIKNKKLRDKIIDLNFDTPDFVIGSPKIEIFEQ; encoded by the coding sequence ATGAATATAAAAAATTCAACTAAAAAAGTAGTATTAGAGCTAACTTCGTCTTGTAATTTAAATTGTAAACATTGTTTTTACCGCCATAATAAAAAATACCATTCAAGTAATTTTTTGAAAAAAGAAAAATTTTTTGTTTTGATTGATAAATTTAAAAAAAATAACATTAGTAAATTAGTTTTAACGGGAGGAGAACCAACTATACATCCCAATTTTATTGAAATTGCTAATTATGCGAAAAAAAAGATTTCAAAAGTTACATTATGCACAAATGGAGTTATTAAAAATAAAAAACTTAGAGACAAAATCATTGACTTAAATTTTGATACTCCTGACTTCGTCATTGGGTCACCCAAAATAGAAATTTTTGAGCAATAA
- a CDS encoding IS1634 family transposase → MFIRKKKNKSKSISVQILRKHLGKSVLVETVGCGKDEAKTEQLIHKAKQRVIELTSQQQFDFFTERDQILHDYLALDEMVSVQNIGPKLILENIFNDIGFSKIPEDLFKHIVLARLTYPASKLKTTEYFEIHHNKIIDVGKIYRFLDRFDKNYKEQVEKIVYEHTKKISKNITIVFYDMTTLYFEAEDEDDLRKIGFSKDGKFQNPQIMLGLLVGKDGYPIAYDIFEGNTFEGKTLLPIIEQTQAKYDFKKKPIVTADSGLFSKSNLKKLSEQKYQFIIGARIKNEKGNVKKEILKRSKDLKHGNISLIVKEDKTKLIISYSDKRARKDKYNREKGLKRLKKKIASGKLTKTAINSRGYNKFLKLENEIKIKLDTAKVKEDEKWDGLKGYLTNTDLSAKQVIENYSHLWKIEKAFRISKTDLRIRPIYHYRKRRIEAHICICFAAYTVWKELERLLKKHKMKMSPEKAIEFSKGIYQVSFSLPDSGKTKTAFAKLSEQQKLLLKNFYFG, encoded by the coding sequence ATGTTTATAAGAAAAAAGAAAAATAAGAGCAAAAGTATAAGTGTTCAAATACTTAGAAAACACTTAGGAAAAAGCGTGTTAGTGGAAACAGTTGGTTGCGGTAAAGACGAAGCAAAGACAGAACAGCTGATACACAAGGCGAAACAGCGCGTAATAGAATTAACATCTCAACAACAATTTGATTTCTTTACAGAAAGAGATCAAATACTTCACGACTATTTAGCGTTGGACGAAATGGTTTCAGTTCAAAACATTGGCCCAAAACTAATCTTAGAAAATATTTTTAATGACATTGGCTTTTCTAAAATTCCAGAAGATTTATTTAAGCACATTGTCTTAGCTCGTCTGACATATCCCGCAAGCAAATTAAAAACAACAGAGTATTTTGAAATACATCACAACAAAATAATTGATGTTGGAAAGATTTACAGATTTTTGGATCGCTTTGATAAAAATTACAAAGAGCAAGTTGAGAAAATAGTTTACGAACACACTAAAAAGATTTCAAAAAATATTACCATTGTTTTTTATGATATGACCACTCTGTATTTTGAAGCGGAAGATGAAGATGATTTGAGAAAAATAGGTTTCAGCAAAGATGGAAAATTCCAAAATCCCCAAATAATGCTGGGGTTATTGGTTGGAAAAGACGGCTATCCGATAGCTTATGATATTTTTGAAGGAAATACTTTTGAAGGCAAAACACTGCTTCCGATTATTGAGCAAACGCAAGCAAAGTATGATTTTAAGAAAAAACCAATTGTTACAGCTGATTCAGGATTGTTTTCCAAGTCCAATTTAAAAAAACTGTCAGAGCAAAAATATCAATTTATCATCGGCGCCAGAATTAAAAATGAGAAAGGTAATGTTAAAAAAGAAATTCTAAAAAGATCAAAAGATTTGAAACATGGAAATATTTCTTTAATAGTTAAGGAAGATAAAACAAAATTAATAATTTCCTATTCGGATAAAAGAGCCAGAAAAGATAAATACAACAGAGAGAAAGGATTGAAAAGATTAAAGAAAAAAATAGCTTCCGGAAAACTAACCAAAACCGCTATTAACAGCAGAGGTTACAATAAATTTCTAAAATTGGAAAATGAAATTAAAATTAAGCTTGATACCGCGAAAGTTAAGGAAGATGAAAAATGGGATGGCTTGAAAGGATATCTCACAAATACGGATTTATCAGCAAAACAGGTTATTGAAAATTATTCTCATCTTTGGAAAATTGAAAAAGCTTTCAGAATATCAAAAACGGATCTTCGTATTAGGCCAATTTATCATTATAGGAAAAGAAGAATAGAAGCGCATATTTGTATTTGTTTTGCGGCTTACACAGTTTGGAAAGAATTGGAAAGATTGCTTAAAAAACACAAAATGAAAATGAGTCCGGAGAAAGCGATTGAATTTTCCAAAGGTATTTATCAAGTTTCATTCTCCTTACCCGATTCCGGAAAAACAAAAACAGCTTTTGCAAAACTATCTGAACAACAAAAATTATTGCTCAAAAATTTCTATTTTGGGTGA
- a CDS encoding ASCH domain-containing protein, with the protein MTTYKMKFAITPFEKIVSGNKIIESRLYDEKRRQISLGDQIEFSSNDNPDRKITTSVCALYLYPDFESLFSDFPPSYFGGDSREALFEEIENFYSKDKQAKFGVIGIKIKLVK; encoded by the coding sequence ATGACGACTTATAAAATGAAATTTGCCATTACCCCGTTTGAAAAAATTGTTAGTGGCAACAAGATTATAGAATCAAGATTATATGACGAAAAACGTAGACAAATTAGTCTCGGGGATCAAATCGAATTTTCAAGCAATGATAATCCGGATAGAAAAATAACAACCTCAGTGTGTGCTTTGTATCTATATCCAGATTTTGAGAGTCTGTTTTCAGATTTTCCACCATCATATTTTGGCGGAGATTCAAGAGAAGCACTATTTGAAGAAATTGAAAATTTTTATTCAAAAGATAAACAAGCTAAATTCGGGGTTATTGGAATTAAGATCAAACTAGTGAAATAA